A genomic region of Saccopteryx bilineata isolate mSacBil1 chromosome 1, mSacBil1_pri_phased_curated, whole genome shotgun sequence contains the following coding sequences:
- the LOC136319042 gene encoding tumor necrosis factor receptor superfamily member 26-like, whose translation MSLGTVSLLLPLLLLLLPGTQMIITTAKALVSTQSHLLNSRCGSNEYWAAGLCCPLCPAGEYVREPCRSPHTQGTCEKCDRGTYTAFPNGLESCLPCSICSEDQEEVAPCTPTSNRRCQCRTGRFYHSPDSPEFCRPCSTCPKGVAVLQKCHSTADTMCDMPGPGKPAGGSAESSWFVTVWVSTGISIGIGMVSITIGTHIRCCRRPGRLDELGSHSLGTIQLSTLPATDPERGPPAPGEATTPLLQEGDSDLAPGAGTRPGPSEEPGEDTELQEVVAGGSQAAPEQQLQTAAPTAHEACMVNGRHHVQAGSHWIQENSKGTVEPENEGPFRLLESLNGR comes from the exons ATGATTATCACCACCGCGAAAGCCCTGGTCTCTACACAGAGCCACCTCCTGAACAGCCGCTGTGGGTCCAACGAGTACTGGGCCGCCGGCCTCTGCTGCCCGCTGTGCCCCGCGG GAGAGTATGTCCGTGAGCCCTGCAGGAGCCCCCACACCCAGGGGACCTGTGAGAAGTGTGACAGAGGGACGTACACGGCGTTCCCCAACGGCCTGGAGTCCTGCCTGCCGTGCTCCATCTGCTCCGAGG ACCAGGAGGAGGTGGCGCCGTGCACACCGACCAGCAACCGGAGATGCCAGTGTCGAACAGGCCGTTTCTACCACAGCCCCGACTCCCCTGAATTCTGCAGACCTTGTAGCAC GTGTCCCAAAGGTGTCGCTGTCCTGCAAAAATGCCACTCCACAGCCGACACCATGTGTGACATGCCCGGTCCAG GAAAGCCAGCTGGTGGTTCTGCTGAAAGCTCCTGGTTTGTAACAGTGTGGGTGAGCACTGGTATCAGCATCGGTATCGGCATGGTCAGCATCACAATCGGCACCCACATCCGCTGCTGTAGAAGACCAG GAAGATTGGATGAGCTAGGCAGCCAT TCACTGGGTACCATCCAGCTCAGCACACTGCCGGCTACGGACCCTGAGAGGGGCCCACCTGCCCCGGGCGAGGCCACAACACcgctgctgcaggagggggactCAGACTTGGCACCTGGGGCCGGGACCCGCCCAGGACCCTCAGAGGAGCctggggaggacactgagctgcaggagGTGGTGGCCGGAGGAAGCCAGGCAGCCCCAGAGCAGCAGCTGCAAACTGCTGCTCCCACAGCCCACGAGGCCTGTATGGTGAATGGCCGCCACCATgtccaggcaggttcacactggattcaggaaaacagtaaaggaactgtggagccagaaaatgaggggccattccgtttattagaatctcttaatggcagatga